One stretch of Rhipicephalus sanguineus isolate Rsan-2018 chromosome 10, BIME_Rsan_1.4, whole genome shotgun sequence DNA includes these proteins:
- the LOC119371854 gene encoding uncharacterized protein LOC119371854 produces the protein MWQELVALLNEVPARNTTALPNSESSRDGSPRSEPASMCTIWGLPSPAPPRFLVGNNFRGLQVSPAPAAAGVAEEDVAQDLPRATTPHAAAARWGQPAGRGTGVTSRKHQAAGPGIIGKLRQVQLLGDAVHKLQGVGTLAWALTAAEATCTVICKD, from the exons atgtggcaggagctggtagcgcttttgaacgaagtccctgcgcgtaacaccacagccttgccaaactccgagagcagcagag ATGGTTCCCCCAGATCAGAGCCTGCAAGCATGTGCACTATCTGGGGACTTCCGTCGCCTGCACCGCCAAGGTTCTTGGTCGGGAACAACTTCCGCGGCTTGCAG gtgagccctgctccagctgctgctggtgtggctgaagaggatgtggcccaggacctTCCCCGTGCcacaactc ctcatgccgcagctgcgagatgggggcaaccggcaggccgaggcactggagttactagccgcaaacaccaggcggcagggccaggcatcattggaaagctgcgccaggttcaacttctcggtgacgcggtccacaaattgcaaggcgttggtaccctcgcctgGGCCCTCACtgcagcggaagccacctgcacagtgatttgtaaagactag